Genomic segment of Acinetobacter defluvii:
GCGTCCGGATGGCTGGCGGCCGGTCCGACATCCACGACGTCTGATCCGACTCGCAGCATTTCGATCGCCGCGGTGACAGCGCCGGCGGGGTCTAGCCGCCGGCTCTCATCGAAGAAGGAGTCCTCGGTGAGATTCAGAATGCCGAACACCGTCACCATGGCGTCGGCCTCCGCAGCGACTTCCACGATGGGGATCGGGCGAGCAAAAAGGCAGCAATTATGAGCCCCATACCTACAAAGCCCCACGCATCAAGCTTTTGCCCATGAAGCAACCAGGCAATGGCTGTAATTATGACGACGCCGAGTCCCGACCAGACTGCATAAGCAACACCGACAGGGATGGATTTCAGAACCAGAGAAAGAAAATAAAATGCGATGCCATAACCGATTATGACAACGGCGGAAGGGGCAAGCTTAGTAAAGCCCTCGCTAGATTTTAATGCGGATGTTGCGATTACTTCGCCAACTATTGCGATAACAAGAAAAAGCCAGCCTTTCATGATATATCTCCCAATTTGTGTAGGGCTTATTATGCACGCTTAAAAATAATAAAAGCAGACTTGACCTGATAGTTTGGCTGTGAGCAATTATGTGCTTAGTGCATCTAACGTTTGACATGAGGGGCGGCCAAGGGCGCCAGCCCTTGGACGTCCCCCTCGATGGAAGGGTTAGGCATCACTGCGTGTTCGCTCGAATGCCTGGCGTGTTTGAACCATGTACACGGCTGGACCATCTGGGGTGGTTACGGTACCTTGCCTCTCAAACCCCGCTTTCTCGTAGCATCGGATCGCTCGCAAGTTGCTCGGCGACGGGTCCGTTTGGATCTTGGTGACCTCGGGATCATTGAACAGCAACTCAACCAGAGCTCGAACCAGCTTGGTTCCCAAGCCTTTGCCCAGTTGTGATGCATTCGCCAGTGACTGGTCTATTCCGCGTACTCCTGGATCGGTTTCTTCTTCCCACCATCCGTCCCCGCTTCCAAGAGCAACGTACGACTGGGCATACCCAATCGGCTCTCCATTCAGCATTGCAATGTATGGAGTGACGGACTCTTGCGCTAAAACGCTTGGCAAGTACTGTTCCTGTACGTCAGCAAGTGTCGGGCGTGCTTCTTCTCCGCCCCACCACTCGACGATATGAGATCGATTTAGCCACTCATAGAGCATCGCAAGGTCATGCTCAGTCATGAGGCGCAGTGTGACGGAATCGTTGCTGTTGGTCACGATGCTGTACTTTGTGATGCCTAACGCCGCCATAAACGGCGACAGGGTGGCGCGCCTATTGCGCATAAAATGGCGAAGCCATGCGCAACAGGCGCGGAATCTCTGGCGTCCGGTTTGATGGCTTTGTTATGCAAAGGACTAGTCTTCAATGACGTGTAAACCACGGCGCTTTAAGTCCTCCAACGAATCCAACATTCCCCTTATTAATTCAACAGGATGCCCCTCCCAGTCTTCAACAACGCCAACAATTCTCAAGGGTTCGCAGGTTCTATAGGACTGTGTTGGATTACCGGGAAATCTTTTGTTCGTAAGATTCGGATCGTCTTCGAACGGTCCTGTTGGCTCAACTATGTATATGTAGCCGCGACCCTCGAGGCCAGACAGTGACATAGCAAGTTCAGCTCCCCAAACTGCTGGCTCCATCAAGGCTGAAAAGTAGATGTGCTTAAGAATACGACCGTCCTCGAAATGAGAGATGAACCCTGTGGTTAGCAAGTCACCAATCGCCAAATTGGCTTTGGTTCCATGATAGAACGGTCCTTGCACCTGCTTGTAATTATCATGAGAGATGGGAATCCAATCTTTTACCATTTTAAGACCCTTAATTGTTGGGATTTGGCTGCATAACTTTGTTTTAGGGCGACTGCCCTGCTGCGTAACATCGTTGCTGCTCCATAACATCAAACATCGACCCACGGCGTAACGCGCTTGCTGCTTGG
This window contains:
- a CDS encoding NAD(+)--rifampin ADP-ribosyltransferase Arr-3 codes for the protein MVKDWIPISHDNYKQVQGPFYHGTKANLAIGDLLTTGFISHFEDGRILKHIYFSALMEPAVWGAELAMSLSGLEGRGYIYIVEPTGPFEDDPNLTNKRFPGNPTQSYRTCEPLRIVGVVEDWEGHPVELIRGMLDSLEDLKRRGLHVIED
- a CDS encoding quaternary ammonium compound efflux SMR transporter QacE delta 1; this encodes MKGWLFLVIAIVGEVIATSALKSSEGFTKLAPSAVVIIGYGIAFYFLSLVLKSIPVGVAYAVWSGLGVVIITAIAWLLHGQKLDAWGFVGMGLIIAAFLLARSPSWKSLRRPTPW
- the aac(6')-Ib gene encoding AAC(6')-Ib family aminoglycoside 6'-N-acetyltransferase, which translates into the protein MAALGITKYSIVTNSNDSVTLRLMTEHDLAMLYEWLNRSHIVEWWGGEEARPTLADVQEQYLPSVLAQESVTPYIAMLNGEPIGYAQSYVALGSGDGWWEEETDPGVRGIDQSLANASQLGKGLGTKLVRALVELLFNDPEVTKIQTDPSPSNLRAIRCYEKAGFERQGTVTTPDGPAVYMVQTRQAFERTRSDA